One part of the Bacillus sp. FJAT-27916 genome encodes these proteins:
- a CDS encoding copper resistance D family protein — translation MLILVIISQALLYLCFAVLMGSFILLLIPSAYRPEIHIRKAWLLLASGGIAFLSFVPVWQIIAYLYDGINLGSVLQSVLFTFEAGKAWILTYFIATFLFLFLVWFDYDRKPGYAWVGMTMTLMLIIAMGWSSHASSYDQVVGFLSHTIHVTVVSIWTGILLMVSWFSKNHANWAKFLAWFTPVAVICFLGTAVTGLVLMNFAIEFKDYVNSWMLPYGQALLLKHLLIIPLFLYAFINSLLIRRKVKASPEWDPRQWVKWESVIILLIFTVTASLGQQAPPHEVTITENMVSDMFLLFYQGTFQTNLIVHWAPGGTSIALFLMTIMFAVLMITSYIRKFPPLGTFLMGMMVVLCGYCGLIWSLQS, via the coding sequence ATGCTGATTCTTGTCATCATTAGCCAAGCCCTGCTCTATCTCTGCTTTGCCGTACTAATGGGGAGCTTCATTCTCCTTCTTATTCCATCAGCTTACCGGCCTGAAATCCATATCCGCAAAGCCTGGCTTTTGCTCGCATCCGGAGGAATTGCCTTTCTTTCATTCGTACCGGTTTGGCAAATCATCGCCTACTTATATGATGGAATTAACTTAGGGTCGGTTCTACAATCCGTGCTGTTTACCTTTGAAGCCGGCAAGGCATGGATATTGACTTACTTTATTGCGACCTTCCTGTTTCTATTCCTTGTCTGGTTCGATTATGACAGGAAACCGGGTTACGCCTGGGTCGGTATGACCATGACGCTCATGCTGATTATTGCGATGGGCTGGTCAAGTCATGCCAGTTCATACGACCAGGTTGTCGGCTTTCTGAGCCATACCATTCATGTAACGGTCGTCAGTATTTGGACTGGCATTCTCCTTATGGTCAGCTGGTTTTCAAAAAACCATGCGAACTGGGCCAAGTTCCTAGCCTGGTTCACACCTGTTGCGGTTATTTGTTTTCTTGGGACAGCCGTAACTGGTCTTGTACTGATGAATTTTGCTATCGAATTCAAGGACTATGTGAACAGCTGGATGCTGCCGTACGGTCAAGCCTTACTGCTAAAGCATCTATTGATTATCCCGCTTTTCCTCTATGCCTTCATCAACAGCCTATTAATAAGAAGGAAAGTGAAGGCCTCACCTGAGTGGGATCCGCGCCAATGGGTGAAGTGGGAGAGCGTCATCATCCTGCTGATTTTCACTGTAACCGCCTCATTAGGACAGCAGGCCCCGCCACATGAAGTGACCATTACAGAGAATATGGTGTCCGATATGTTCTTATTATTCTATCAAGGAACCTTCCAAACCAATCTCATCGTTCATTGGGCACCGGGCGGGACAAGCATCGCGCTCTTCCTGATGACCATCATGTTTGCCGTATTAATGATTACCTCTTATATAAGGAAATTCCCTCCCCTTGGTACCTTCTTGATGGGAATGATGGTTGTTCTATGCGGATACTGCGGGTTGATTTGGAGCTTGCAATCGTAG
- a CDS encoding GNAT family N-acetyltransferase, giving the protein MERAHYHLTERSKRILQLAAKYNQDVIEHHHLFIAACREAAGVCGELHVYLHKQLGNQFLNFMKEQDEKDKGRASQSNLSLVLEKADEKRQYYRQTLINEGHIIQSILETDSSLNDWLTEEMKEAIIDIACVPRDMVVHLGKYQSKSHIGYKNSIRRAVHADLPELKQFIKSEFGDRWIKRINHLPASGQLSVFLAEYNGEIIGFACFDVEKKGMFGPMGTSNHIRLHSVGKELLHRSLMDMADRGYAYAVIEQAGPIEFYEKACGAKLIPWF; this is encoded by the coding sequence ATGGAACGAGCTCATTATCATTTAACAGAACGGAGCAAACGAATTCTTCAATTAGCTGCTAAATATAATCAAGATGTGATTGAACACCATCATTTGTTCATCGCCGCTTGCAGGGAAGCTGCAGGCGTTTGCGGGGAATTACATGTCTATTTACATAAGCAATTAGGGAATCAATTTCTGAATTTCATGAAAGAGCAAGATGAAAAGGATAAGGGGAGGGCTAGCCAGTCCAATTTATCACTTGTCTTAGAAAAAGCAGACGAAAAAAGACAGTACTACCGTCAAACCCTTATAAATGAAGGCCATATCATTCAAAGCATTCTAGAAACCGATTCAAGCTTAAATGATTGGTTAACCGAGGAAATGAAAGAAGCTATTATCGATATTGCTTGTGTGCCTAGGGATATGGTTGTTCATCTCGGAAAATATCAGAGCAAAAGTCATATAGGGTATAAGAATTCCATCCGGAGAGCAGTGCATGCAGATCTTCCGGAGTTGAAACAGTTCATTAAGAGTGAATTTGGCGACCGCTGGATCAAACGGATAAATCATCTTCCTGCCAGCGGTCAACTTTCCGTATTTCTTGCGGAATATAATGGGGAAATCATAGGTTTTGCATGCTTTGATGTAGAGAAGAAAGGGATGTTTGGTCCAATGGGAACCTCAAACCACATTCGTTTACATTCAGTCGGAAAAGAATTGCTGCATCGCAGCTTAATGGACATGGCTGACAGAGGCTATGCTTATGCTGTAATCGAACAAGCTGGACCGATTGAATTTTATGAAAAGGCATGCGGTGCCAAGCTTATTCCTTGGTTCTAA
- a CDS encoding DUF2785 domain-containing protein produces the protein MKTLAAVTPLEEQQLYEALKHFQEEGRLPKHIHKNVLIKSMLTHIGTPNSELRDQLIYGSFCELSLNNQIEHELYIELAECGVSDAFLFQGIGECGTDTVFTRSFTTLLLALILYKDNEENFLPQGILDKIKENMILYINAERDLRGFVPKKGWAHSIAHASDVVDELAKSKKIDQESRLALLHSLLDKIYVHQSVYVHDEDERISNAIISFLHNGVSPEEVAALVRGMPSKLHEIKKQVEEENYWFLYANCKTFLKSLYFAINGRDELPTLQKEIESCLASV, from the coding sequence ATGAAGACACTTGCTGCCGTAACACCCCTTGAGGAGCAACAACTATACGAAGCATTAAAGCACTTTCAAGAGGAAGGAAGACTACCAAAACATATACATAAGAATGTGCTCATTAAATCTATGCTCACTCATATCGGTACACCGAACAGTGAGCTAAGAGACCAATTAATATACGGTTCTTTCTGTGAGCTAAGCCTGAATAACCAAATCGAGCATGAACTATATATCGAATTAGCTGAGTGTGGTGTAAGTGATGCCTTCTTGTTTCAAGGCATTGGCGAATGCGGCACAGATACCGTTTTTACGAGATCATTTACAACCCTATTACTCGCGCTCATCCTGTATAAAGATAATGAAGAGAATTTCTTGCCTCAAGGTATATTGGATAAGATTAAGGAAAATATGATTCTTTACATAAACGCTGAAAGGGATTTAAGAGGATTTGTCCCTAAGAAAGGCTGGGCACACAGTATTGCCCATGCTTCAGATGTTGTAGATGAACTCGCCAAAAGCAAAAAAATTGACCAGGAATCGAGATTGGCTCTATTACATTCACTTTTGGATAAAATCTATGTACATCAAAGCGTGTATGTACATGATGAAGACGAAAGAATCAGCAACGCCATCATTTCGTTCCTTCATAATGGAGTCAGCCCGGAAGAAGTAGCAGCGTTAGTTAGAGGAATGCCATCAAAGCTTCACGAAATAAAGAAACAAGTAGAAGAAGAAAACTATTGGTTCCTCTATGCTAACTGTAAGACCTTTTTGAAAAGCCTTTATTTCGCAATCAATGGGAGGGATGAACTGCCTACCTTGCAAAAGGAAATTGAAAGCTGCTTAGCTTCAGTCTAA
- a CDS encoding exo-beta-N-acetylmuramidase NamZ family protein, with product MKKSFAVLFTLVMILSTISFVQAGQKGKHKSKELKLGVDVVLSSENDVLKGKRVGLITNPTGVDKDLNSIVDRFYQDKDINLTALYGPEHGVRGDAQAGSYVDFYIDETTGLPVYSLYGKTRKPTLEMLEDVDVLVFDIQDVGTRFYTYIYTMALAMEAAKEKGIPFVVLDRPNPLGGLKVEGPVLEAPEYASFIGQYEIPLRHGMTVGELAKLFNKEFRIGADLKVVKMKNWKRQMNYEDTGLEWVLPSPNMPTLDTAYVYPGTGLIEGTNLSEGRGTTKPFELLGAPFINSTELARELNKLKLKGVEFRAASFTPTFSKHSGVLTHGVQVHITDYDDFVPLETGLHIVKTVHDLYPEEFEFRAEDSKGISFFDLLIGNGWVRDDIEAGKSVKQIKQKWERDLKGFLKVRSKYLLY from the coding sequence CTGAAGAAAAGTTTTGCCGTACTGTTCACGCTTGTTATGATTTTATCGACCATTTCTTTCGTCCAAGCTGGCCAGAAGGGGAAGCATAAGTCGAAGGAATTGAAGCTTGGCGTCGATGTTGTTTTAAGCAGTGAGAATGATGTGCTGAAAGGGAAAAGGGTCGGCCTGATTACGAATCCCACCGGTGTTGACAAAGACTTGAACAGCATCGTGGACCGCTTTTATCAGGATAAGGATATTAATCTCACGGCCCTTTATGGTCCAGAGCATGGGGTAAGGGGCGATGCTCAGGCTGGAAGCTATGTCGATTTCTATATTGATGAAACGACCGGTCTTCCGGTTTACAGCCTTTACGGAAAGACGCGGAAACCAACTCTAGAGATGCTCGAAGATGTCGATGTACTCGTATTTGACATCCAGGATGTCGGTACACGCTTCTATACGTATATTTACACAATGGCATTGGCGATGGAAGCAGCTAAGGAAAAGGGAATTCCGTTCGTCGTCCTTGACCGTCCGAATCCGCTAGGCGGGCTGAAGGTAGAAGGTCCAGTTCTAGAAGCTCCTGAGTACGCCTCTTTTATCGGCCAATATGAAATCCCGCTCAGACACGGGATGACTGTCGGGGAACTGGCCAAGCTATTTAATAAGGAGTTCCGCATTGGCGCAGATTTGAAGGTCGTGAAAATGAAGAATTGGAAGAGACAGATGAATTATGAGGATACAGGACTTGAGTGGGTGCTTCCGTCACCGAATATGCCAACGCTTGATACGGCTTATGTCTATCCGGGAACCGGATTGATTGAAGGAACGAATCTATCGGAAGGGCGCGGCACGACCAAGCCTTTCGAATTGCTCGGAGCCCCGTTCATAAACAGCACCGAGCTTGCCAGAGAGCTGAACAAGCTGAAGCTGAAAGGCGTTGAATTCCGAGCAGCCTCCTTTACGCCGACATTCTCCAAGCACAGCGGAGTGCTGACTCATGGTGTACAGGTTCATATCACAGATTATGATGATTTCGTTCCACTTGAGACGGGACTCCATATCGTCAAGACTGTCCATGATCTGTATCCGGAAGAATTTGAATTCCGGGCTGAGGACAGCAAGGGTATTTCCTTTTTCGACTTGCTCATCGGTAATGGCTGGGTTCGCGATGATATTGAAGCAGGGAAATCAGTCAAGCAAATCAAGCAGAAGTGGGAGCGGGATTTGAAGGGATTCCTGAAGGTACGCTCGAAGTATTTGCTTTATTAA
- a CDS encoding DUF2251 domain-containing protein, which yields MSNQEESFVVDGVSPDGKWLCVFEDDGETGYLYFCPLSSDGEMVGIADALWIYNQISPSIFECEKVDIIWSEDSMKSILIVDGECWGIFDLLSKRKLNAPRHNNIIVSISLKIWEEGIPSNLGEPLNFNVQN from the coding sequence ATGAGTAATCAAGAAGAAAGTTTTGTTGTTGATGGGGTATCTCCCGATGGTAAGTGGCTGTGTGTATTTGAGGATGACGGAGAGACTGGATACTTATATTTTTGCCCATTGTCTTCTGACGGGGAAATGGTAGGTATTGCTGATGCCCTTTGGATTTATAATCAAATATCTCCTTCAATTTTTGAATGTGAAAAAGTAGATATTATTTGGTCTGAGGACTCTATGAAATCTATCCTGATTGTAGATGGAGAGTGTTGGGGAATATTTGATTTATTGTCAAAACGAAAGCTAAATGCACCAAGGCACAATAATATAATAGTCTCGATTTCATTAAAGATTTGGGAAGAGGGAATACCATCAAATTTAGGCGAACCTCTCAATTTCAACGTACAGAATTAA
- a CDS encoding VOC family protein: protein MLHHIEINVRNLKNSEVFWGWFLEELGYEPFQKWDKGFSYKEGNTYLVFVQTEERFMDIPYHRGRTGLNHLAFTAKSSKHVDEMTRKLREKGIPILYEDRHPYAGGSEHYAVFFEDPDRIKVELAANL from the coding sequence ATGCTTCATCATATCGAAATCAATGTTCGTAATTTAAAGAATTCGGAGGTATTTTGGGGATGGTTCTTGGAGGAATTGGGATATGAACCTTTCCAAAAATGGGATAAGGGATTCAGTTATAAAGAGGGGAATACCTATCTTGTCTTTGTGCAAACTGAAGAACGATTCATGGATATTCCGTATCACCGGGGACGGACCGGTCTCAATCATCTCGCCTTCACTGCTAAATCGTCCAAGCATGTGGATGAGATGACGAGAAAACTGAGGGAAAAGGGGATACCGATACTTTATGAGGACCGTCATCCTTATGCAGGCGGTTCTGAGCATTATGCTGTTTTTTTCGAGGATCCGGACAGGATAAAAGTAGAATTGGCTGCAAACCTATGA
- a CDS encoding PH domain-containing protein: MYFPSKRDRWMTVILWLFAIMFIVPPIFFPELGVWMVPEFLDQQWIRNIFLLPIGFFLIWIWFKTGYTIERDILTIQYGPYKKRIKIEEIHSIRETRNPFTAPALSMEKLEIHYASHHFVVISPENQTAFCHQLRKQNANIKTDSA, translated from the coding sequence ATGTATTTTCCATCCAAGAGAGATCGATGGATGACGGTCATTTTGTGGCTGTTTGCTATAATGTTTATCGTTCCGCCTATTTTCTTCCCGGAATTGGGTGTTTGGATGGTACCAGAATTCCTTGACCAGCAATGGATTCGGAACATATTCCTGCTCCCAATCGGTTTCTTCCTCATCTGGATTTGGTTCAAAACGGGCTATACCATTGAACGGGATATACTCACTATTCAATATGGCCCCTATAAGAAGAGAATCAAGATTGAGGAAATCCATAGCATAAGAGAAACAAGAAACCCATTCACTGCCCCCGCTTTGTCTATGGAAAAATTAGAGATTCATTATGCCAGCCATCATTTCGTTGTTATTTCCCCAGAAAATCAAACAGCGTTCTGCCATCAACTAAGAAAGCAAAACGCAAATATTAAAACCGATTCCGCTTAG
- a CDS encoding serine hydrolase: MKKATPILLSTLVAVSIFIPSGGQTMTNAKGHSEPAHYWDEPGRMLPILIPSSARMAGMKQSALDDIDQAIGQYIESGLTPGAVTFVARSGHIVQKDAYGYSAVYTDDKFTEMDKPIVMKTDTIFDVASISKLFTTTAVMMLYEQGFFQLDDPVAMHLPEFSAKGKEDITIRQLLTHTSGFAAGKALYAEEGTRESRIQSVLGHGLINEPGTTYLYSDLNMITLGALVEKWSGLRQDEFVKKAITEPLGMKDTMYNPPANLKQRIAATEYQPKIGRGLVWGEVHDENAWSLDGVAGHAGVFSTAKDLAILTHAYLNDGKYGKMRILKKKTIDLIMKNYNTAFPGNEHGLGFELNQGWYMDSLADTFSAGHTGYTGTALVMSPSNQTIAIVLTNRVHPTRNTPSINPIRRSFAREVGDSIPVKVKKGSHTWFAGYGDQLHHTLTAKVNTKEKAELSFGTWFRIEEGSDNGYVEISSDGKTYTSVKQFTGKSDDWEKEKIQIPAGTKSIRFSYKTDASVNGRGWYVQDASLKGKHGKKQPLTFEADGFERRND; this comes from the coding sequence ATGAAAAAAGCCACCCCGATTCTGCTTAGCACCTTGGTTGCTGTTTCTATATTTATTCCGTCCGGAGGTCAAACGATGACAAATGCAAAAGGACATTCCGAGCCCGCCCATTATTGGGATGAGCCCGGACGCATGCTGCCGATTCTCATTCCTTCAAGTGCACGAATGGCCGGCATGAAGCAGTCGGCCCTGGATGATATTGATCAAGCAATCGGCCAGTATATTGAGAGCGGCTTAACCCCTGGTGCAGTCACCTTTGTTGCCAGAAGCGGCCATATCGTTCAAAAGGATGCTTATGGCTATTCGGCTGTTTATACGGACGATAAGTTCACCGAGATGGACAAGCCAATTGTAATGAAAACAGACACGATATTTGACGTAGCTTCTATTAGTAAGCTTTTTACGACAACGGCTGTCATGATGCTATATGAGCAAGGATTCTTCCAGCTGGATGACCCTGTTGCCATGCATCTGCCAGAGTTTTCGGCAAAAGGCAAGGAGGATATCACTATCAGGCAGCTATTGACTCATACGTCTGGATTTGCGGCCGGGAAGGCTTTGTATGCAGAGGAGGGTACGCGGGAAAGCCGCATTCAATCTGTACTAGGTCATGGATTGATCAATGAACCAGGGACAACCTATTTATACAGTGATTTAAACATGATTACACTGGGAGCCTTGGTGGAGAAATGGAGCGGTCTCAGGCAGGATGAATTTGTGAAGAAAGCAATCACAGAGCCGCTTGGCATGAAGGATACGATGTATAATCCTCCCGCAAATCTAAAGCAGCGTATCGCTGCAACCGAATATCAGCCAAAGATTGGCCGCGGTCTGGTCTGGGGTGAGGTGCATGATGAGAATGCATGGTCGCTTGACGGGGTGGCCGGTCATGCCGGCGTTTTCTCGACAGCGAAGGATTTAGCGATTCTTACCCATGCCTATCTGAATGACGGGAAATACGGCAAGATGCGCATTCTGAAGAAGAAAACGATTGATTTGATTATGAAGAACTATAACACCGCATTTCCGGGCAATGAACATGGCCTTGGCTTTGAACTGAATCAGGGCTGGTATATGGATTCGCTTGCGGACACATTCTCTGCCGGTCATACAGGTTATACAGGAACCGCACTTGTGATGAGTCCTTCTAATCAAACGATTGCCATTGTTCTCACAAACCGAGTACACCCGACCCGTAATACGCCTTCTATTAATCCAATTAGGCGAAGCTTTGCCAGAGAGGTCGGCGACAGCATTCCAGTGAAGGTCAAGAAGGGAAGCCATACGTGGTTTGCAGGCTATGGCGATCAATTGCACCATACGCTGACTGCCAAGGTGAACACGAAAGAGAAGGCGGAGTTAAGCTTCGGCACCTGGTTCAGGATTGAAGAAGGAAGCGATAACGGCTATGTGGAAATATCCTCAGACGGGAAGACGTATACAAGCGTGAAACAATTTACCGGTAAAAGCGATGATTGGGAAAAGGAAAAAATTCAGATTCCCGCTGGGACGAAATCCATCCGTTTCTCCTACAAGACAGATGCAAGCGTCAATGGACGGGGCTGGTATGTACAGGATGCGAGCTTAAAGGGGAAGCATGGCAAGAAACAGCCGCTGACATTTGAAGCAGATGGATTTGAGCGCAGAAATGATTAA
- a CDS encoding copper resistance CopC family protein gives MSKKIAGILALTFLLFTDHAWAHTALKESTPAAGDEITTPLQELTLIYSTKVEENSKVTVTGTDGNEKQIESVNINQDTITVKMAEPLANDTYVAAWDIIGADGHPIKDSIEFTVNVPVTEDKEPETEGIEEEATEEAAPEPKVTEDQQAKNDEGSAVMPVIIGVAAIILAGSLWLMFRRKK, from the coding sequence ATGAGTAAAAAAATTGCAGGCATTTTGGCCTTAACCTTTCTGTTGTTCACTGATCATGCTTGGGCACACACAGCCCTAAAGGAGTCTACTCCTGCTGCCGGTGATGAAATAACAACGCCCCTTCAAGAATTGACGCTTATATACTCCACGAAGGTGGAAGAAAACAGCAAGGTTACCGTAACCGGGACAGACGGAAATGAGAAACAAATAGAAAGCGTCAACATCAATCAGGATACGATTACCGTCAAGATGGCAGAGCCTTTAGCTAATGATACCTATGTGGCAGCCTGGGACATCATTGGTGCTGACGGCCATCCAATCAAGGATTCTATTGAATTCACGGTCAATGTTCCCGTAACAGAGGATAAAGAGCCAGAAACAGAAGGAATAGAGGAAGAGGCAACAGAGGAAGCAGCACCAGAACCTAAAGTGACAGAGGATCAACAGGCCAAGAACGATGAAGGGTCTGCGGTTATGCCAGTCATCATTGGAGTGGCTGCCATCATCTTGGCCGGCAGTCTCTGGCTAATGTTTAGAAGGAAGAAATAA
- a CDS encoding glycoside hydrolase family 3 protein, producing the protein MMRKRKWFLLLLGLSVILTAGFSSPSKNKPPKPDDGIQDVVIYQNLPEVERHIAGKSVQMEAIKVYKDGHFTKTDDVKWSVANKKIAKITAAGTLTLTGKSGIAVIHAKSGKKSDTAFLTVDKKGKASFRTMKQKRYKLADYAVSKMTIEEKLGQMLMPDYRNWKGQNVTEMLPEIEQQVKDFDLGGVILFRENVVTTEQTARLVDAYQKASEKYGMFISIDQEGGIVTRLQSGTDMPGNMALGATRSSKITKDVARAIGEELGSLGINTNFAPSLDVNNNPDNPVIGVRSFSENPQLTAELGTAYIEGMQETGTIATAKHFPGHGDTEVDSHVGLPEVPYDMDRLREVELYPFQQAMNAGVDAIMSAHITFPKIDETKVISKKTGEEVSLPATLSHRILTGLIREEMNYDGLIVTDAMNMGAITEHYGTVDAAIMTVKAGTDIVLMPVGLEAVRAGLLEAISSGEIKEKRINASVKRILSLKIKRGIFKEESPDPIEDRIAEALQTVGSPEHKAIEKTAAEKSITLVKNAENVLPLRGLEQSAKIVVIGSTYNQDLYNAIKEKHAGTSVINLPSSYQLTEAQKVQLREADYIIIGSHTSNVAARLPSHPQMQRINDLIANYEAPAIAVAIRNPYDIMSYPEVDAYIAQYGFRTASFKAAAAAIFGEINPSGKLPVTIPNDQGGTLYPFGHGLSY; encoded by the coding sequence ATGATGAGAAAGAGGAAATGGTTCTTGCTTTTACTAGGGTTGAGCGTCATTTTGACAGCAGGCTTCAGCAGTCCATCTAAGAATAAGCCGCCAAAGCCGGATGATGGCATTCAGGATGTTGTGATCTATCAAAACCTGCCTGAAGTTGAGCGTCATATTGCCGGAAAAAGTGTGCAAATGGAAGCGATAAAGGTATATAAGGATGGTCATTTTACCAAGACAGATGACGTGAAATGGTCGGTCGCAAATAAGAAAATAGCGAAGATAACGGCAGCAGGAACATTGACGCTGACGGGGAAATCCGGGATAGCGGTTATTCATGCTAAATCCGGCAAGAAAAGCGATACAGCGTTTCTAACAGTAGACAAGAAGGGGAAAGCTTCCTTCCGTACCATGAAGCAGAAACGGTACAAGCTTGCTGATTATGCAGTCAGCAAAATGACGATTGAGGAAAAACTCGGACAAATGCTCATGCCTGATTACCGAAATTGGAAAGGTCAGAACGTGACAGAAATGCTTCCGGAAATTGAACAGCAAGTGAAAGACTTTGATTTGGGAGGGGTAATCCTTTTCCGTGAGAATGTCGTCACGACCGAGCAAACGGCCCGTCTTGTGGATGCCTATCAAAAGGCTTCGGAGAAATACGGAATGTTTATCTCGATTGACCAAGAGGGCGGGATTGTCACAAGACTTCAATCCGGCACAGATATGCCGGGCAATATGGCGCTGGGCGCGACACGCTCTAGTAAAATCACAAAAGATGTGGCGCGCGCAATTGGCGAGGAGCTCGGCTCACTCGGCATCAATACGAACTTTGCCCCTTCGCTTGATGTGAATAATAATCCTGACAACCCGGTCATTGGCGTACGCTCCTTCAGTGAGAACCCACAGCTCACCGCTGAGCTTGGCACCGCTTATATAGAAGGGATGCAGGAAACCGGTACAATCGCAACGGCTAAGCATTTCCCAGGTCATGGTGATACGGAGGTTGATTCCCATGTTGGACTTCCGGAGGTTCCATATGATATGGACCGTTTGAGGGAAGTGGAACTTTATCCATTCCAGCAGGCGATGAATGCAGGGGTGGATGCAATCATGTCGGCACATATCACCTTCCCTAAGATTGATGAGACGAAGGTTATCTCCAAAAAGACCGGTGAAGAAGTTTCGTTGCCAGCTACTCTCTCCCACAGAATTCTAACGGGTCTGATCAGGGAGGAAATGAATTATGATGGCTTAATTGTAACTGACGCCATGAATATGGGAGCTATCACTGAACATTATGGAACGGTCGATGCAGCTATCATGACGGTCAAGGCAGGAACAGATATTGTTCTCATGCCGGTAGGGCTTGAGGCGGTACGGGCCGGATTACTTGAGGCCATTTCGAGCGGAGAGATTAAGGAAAAACGAATCAATGCTTCCGTGAAACGAATCCTTTCACTCAAGATCAAGCGCGGTATCTTCAAGGAAGAATCACCTGATCCGATTGAGGACCGTATCGCAGAGGCACTGCAGACAGTGGGCTCCCCTGAACATAAAGCCATTGAGAAAACAGCTGCTGAGAAATCCATTACATTAGTCAAGAATGCTGAGAATGTCCTGCCGTTAAGAGGATTGGAGCAATCAGCGAAGATTGTCGTTATTGGTTCTACTTATAACCAAGACCTATACAATGCCATTAAAGAAAAGCATGCAGGCACGAGTGTCATTAATCTCCCATCAAGTTATCAACTGACAGAGGCACAAAAGGTGCAGCTGCGTGAGGCAGATTATATCATCATCGGCAGCCATACATCGAATGTGGCCGCAAGACTGCCAAGCCATCCGCAAATGCAGCGAATCAATGATCTAATTGCGAACTATGAGGCACCGGCGATTGCGGTGGCGATTCGCAACCCATATGACATTATGTCTTATCCAGAGGTGGATGCATATATCGCCCAATACGGATTCAGGACCGCAAGCTTTAAGGCGGCTGCCGCAGCCATTTTCGGAGAAATCAACCCGAGCGGTAAACTCCCTGTCACGATTCCAAACGACCAAGGGGGAACTTTATATCCATTTGGCCATGGGTTATCCTACTAA
- a CDS encoding L-dopachrome tautomerase-related protein, with amino-acid sequence MLPSERYFGQLELVYAFYGAMPTGVTVSETGRIFVCFPKWGDDVPFTVAEITGGQLVPYPNIETNTAKQGNLTASFISVQSVIADGIGTLWILDTAAPNFSQPIIGGAKLIAVDLKTNTIRKVYPFSEDVLLPTTYLNDVRFDFRVGKAGIAYITDSSSEGPGGIIVLNLDDGSAFRRLNGAASTSPDPYFIPKVEGEILMNRLEDGSTSPLSISADGIAISPDGKRLFFCPLTSRHLYAISTEALRDQSIADADLPYHVEYWGEKGASDGLITDAKGSVYVGDYENNSIRKIWPDGRMETIAHDPRILWADTLSIGPDHYLYFIVNQLHRQAKYHYGRDLRQKPYGLLRLKIDEGPAPAF; translated from the coding sequence ATGTTACCTAGTGAAAGATACTTTGGTCAATTAGAGCTCGTTTATGCCTTTTATGGAGCGATGCCTACTGGTGTGACTGTGTCAGAAACAGGTCGTATATTTGTTTGCTTTCCAAAATGGGGAGATGATGTACCGTTTACGGTAGCTGAAATAACAGGTGGCCAATTGGTGCCATATCCGAATATTGAGACAAACACAGCTAAACAGGGGAACCTCACCGCTTCCTTCATTAGTGTGCAAAGTGTCATTGCTGATGGGATAGGCACTCTTTGGATATTGGACACGGCTGCGCCGAATTTTTCACAGCCCATAATAGGGGGAGCGAAATTAATCGCTGTTGATTTAAAAACCAATACAATCAGAAAAGTATATCCCTTCTCAGAGGATGTGCTCCTGCCAACAACGTATTTGAATGATGTTCGCTTTGATTTTCGTGTGGGTAAAGCAGGGATTGCTTATATAACGGATTCTTCCTCTGAGGGACCAGGGGGCATTATCGTCTTGAATTTAGATGACGGATCAGCGTTTAGGAGATTAAATGGAGCGGCATCCACTTCGCCTGACCCTTATTTTATACCAAAAGTAGAAGGGGAAATCTTGATGAACCGATTGGAAGACGGCTCCACTTCTCCTTTGAGCATTTCAGCTGATGGGATTGCCATTTCCCCTGATGGGAAGAGACTGTTTTTCTGCCCATTGACAAGCCGTCATCTGTACGCGATATCAACGGAAGCCCTTAGAGACCAATCGATAGCGGATGCGGATTTACCCTATCATGTGGAGTACTGGGGAGAAAAGGGCGCATCTGATGGACTGATTACCGATGCGAAAGGGTCTGTATATGTTGGAGACTATGAGAATAATAGTATTCGGAAAATCTGGCCGGACGGCCGCATGGAAACCATTGCCCATGACCCAAGAATTTTATGGGCGGATACCCTGTCCATTGGTCCGGATCACTACCTCTATTTCATTGTGAATCAATTGCATCGGCAGGCAAAATATCATTATGGAAGAGACCTCAGGCAAAAGCCCTATGGTTTACTTCGTTTAAAAATTGACGAAGGGCCTGCACCCGCCTTTTGA